From a region of the Streptomyces sp. B21-083 genome:
- a CDS encoding flavodoxin domain-containing protein yields the protein MVSKVLVAFGTTNGSTAQIAEAIADVLRKEGLTVEAMPARSVTNLESYDAVVVGGGLYAGRWHSDARHFVRRHARELSRRPLWFFSSGPLDASASERDIPPVPGVRRAMIRLDVREHVTFGGCLEEGAKGFIARKIVSSGKGGDFRDFRQIEAWAARIGSELAKESPRT from the coding sequence ATGGTGAGCAAGGTGCTGGTCGCCTTTGGGACGACGAACGGGTCGACCGCGCAGATCGCGGAGGCCATCGCCGACGTCCTGCGCAAGGAGGGACTGACGGTCGAGGCGATGCCCGCCCGGTCCGTGACGAATCTGGAGTCGTACGACGCCGTAGTGGTCGGCGGCGGCCTGTACGCGGGACGCTGGCACAGCGACGCACGCCACTTCGTCCGGCGGCACGCCCGCGAGCTGTCCCGGCGTCCGCTGTGGTTCTTCAGCAGCGGTCCCCTCGACGCCTCGGCCTCGGAACGCGACATCCCACCTGTTCCCGGCGTCCGCCGGGCCATGATCCGGCTGGATGTCCGGGAACACGTCACGTTCGGCGGCTGCCTCGAAGAGGGAGCGAAGGGATTCATCGCCCGGAAGATCGTCTCCTCCGGGAAGGGCGGGGACTTCCGCGACTTCCGTCAGATCGAGGCGTGGGCCGCGCGCATCGGCAGCGAACTGGCGAAGGAGTCGCCCAGGACCTGA
- a CDS encoding DUF4389 domain-containing protein, translating into MTTPVGFHDRPVQVNAHIDSPLSRWLWLVKWLLAIPHYVVLFFLWIAFTVVTVIAFFAILFTERYPRALFDFNLGVLRWSWRVSYYSYDALGTDRYPPFSLGEEPDYPARLDIAYPERLSRGLVLVKWWLLAIPHYMVIGFFLGGAHLGWWSGGLIALLTVIAAVILAFTEKYPRDLFDLIIGLNRWVLRVTAYATLMTDTYPPFRLDLGGSETATSEERA; encoded by the coding sequence ATGACGACGCCGGTGGGATTCCACGACCGCCCGGTCCAGGTGAACGCGCACATCGACTCGCCACTGTCCCGATGGCTGTGGCTCGTGAAGTGGCTCCTCGCCATTCCGCACTACGTGGTGCTGTTCTTCCTCTGGATCGCTTTCACCGTGGTGACCGTGATCGCGTTCTTCGCCATCCTGTTCACCGAGCGCTATCCCCGCGCCCTGTTCGACTTCAACCTAGGTGTACTGCGCTGGAGTTGGCGGGTCTCGTACTACTCGTACGACGCCCTGGGCACCGACCGGTATCCCCCATTCAGCCTGGGCGAGGAACCGGACTACCCGGCACGGCTGGACATCGCCTACCCGGAGCGGCTCTCCCGCGGCCTGGTGCTGGTGAAGTGGTGGCTCCTGGCCATCCCGCACTACATGGTCATCGGCTTCTTCCTCGGCGGCGCCCACCTCGGCTGGTGGTCCGGTGGCCTGATCGCCCTGCTGACGGTCATCGCGGCCGTGATCCTGGCCTTCACCGAGAAGTACCCGAGAGATCTGTTCGACCTGATCATCGGCCTCAACCGGTGGGTCCTGCGAGTCACCGCGTACGCCACTCTGATGACGGACACGTACCCACCGTTCCGCCTGGACCTGGGCGGCTCGGAGACGGCCACTTCGGAAGAGCGGGCGTAA
- a CDS encoding Rv1733c family protein gives MRKAKRTSQRWWRWRSNPLRRHTDIVEAWIVLAVWTVIVLGGTLVGLVTAHAADESFARLRRERHSVPAVLVEGTAEAVPTAKGAASERVRAQVRWTASDGSTRTGRTLVDSEHQAGSKVVIWLNSRGQLTAEPPTAGAAAFVAALFGTGAALTFSGLTYATGRLAQ, from the coding sequence ATGCGCAAGGCAAAGCGAACGAGCCAGAGGTGGTGGCGGTGGCGGAGCAATCCGTTGCGCCGCCACACGGACATCGTCGAAGCCTGGATCGTCCTGGCCGTCTGGACGGTCATCGTGCTGGGCGGCACTCTCGTCGGCCTGGTGACGGCCCACGCGGCCGATGAGTCCTTCGCGCGACTGCGGCGCGAGCGCCACTCAGTTCCAGCCGTCCTCGTGGAAGGCACGGCCGAAGCGGTACCGACGGCGAAAGGTGCGGCATCCGAGCGGGTCCGGGCACAAGTCCGATGGACGGCGTCGGACGGTTCCACTCGTACAGGCCGGACCCTGGTCGACTCCGAGCATCAGGCCGGATCGAAGGTCGTGATCTGGCTGAACAGCCGCGGGCAGCTCACCGCGGAGCCGCCGACCGCGGGCGCGGCGGCCTTCGTAGCGGCCCTCTTCGGCACCGGGGCCGCGCTCACCTTCAGTGGCCTGACATACGCCACCGGACGCCTCGCGCAGTGA